A stretch of DNA from Nitrosopumilus zosterae:
TTTCCTTTTACAAAATCCCAATGCCCAGATGGATAATGCAATAATAAAAATAAGTTTTTTGAATCTTCTTTTCTGAATATCACGATTCCTGCTGATGTTTCTTCAATCATTTTCCTAACCTTCTTTTTCTTTCCTGAAAAGTTCTAATTGCTCTCATCAAATCAATTTTTCTAAACTCTGGCCAAAAAATATCCATAAACACCAATTCACTATATGCACTTTGCCACATTAGAAATCCACTCAATCTTTTCTCTCCTGATGTTCTCAATATCATATCTGGGGATGATTGAGGTAAATGTGATGTGTAAAGATTTGCTTCGATCTCTTTCTTATTGATGTCTTCAACATTTAATGAACCATCTTTGATTTTTTCTCCTATTTTTTTTACAGCATCTACTAATTCGTATTGTCCTCCATATGCTAATGCTATATTTAGAAAATGGTTATGGTAATTTTTTGTAGCTTCATCCAATCTTCCAAGAATTTCTTTTATTGAATCTGGTAAAAGTTCGATTCTTCCAATTCCCTTAACTCTCATTTTACATCGATGAATTCTTGGATCATTGTACAGTTTTTCTAATCTCATACGAATCAATTCGTAAAGATATTCTAATTCATCATCCTTTCTATTCAGATTCTCTGCTGATAATGCATACAGTGTTACGATTTTAATATCAAATTCTTCACACCAATCTAAAAGATTTTCTACTGCATCGGCTCCTTTCCAATGACCTTTTTTTGGCATTGTTAGATGTCTTTTAGCCCATCTTCTATTTCCATCTAAAATTAAGGCAACATGATTTGGAATGTCTCCATTCTGAATTTCTCTTTCTAGCCTTCTTCCATAGATTTTGTAAAGTCCAGATAATTGAAAAACCACTTCTTTTATTTTACTAATATCCGTTCACCTCTTGATTAGTATGTGATTGGAGATATCAGTGTTATTCAGAAATTTATCTTTATTCCTAAAGACTGTTATTTAGTCTGAAATCATTTCTTGATTTTTATGCTTTCTATATTTCTTGAACAAAATAGTGGCTGAAATCAATGTTGCAGCTAATCCTCCCAACAAAGGTGGAATCAAAGTAAATGAACTTTCTTCATAAATCATAATGTTGGTGAATTGTGCTACTGTTGGATATAATGAAATTAGAACTATGATTCTTAAGCTATCACTAATTTGTCTTGGAATTCCTCCTATCCAATTACTAAGCAATGTACCTGCAAAAATTGCTCCCATACCAATCCATAAAATTGGTAATGCTCCAACAACAAATTGTCCAATTATCATCTTGTCTGTAATCTTTGAAATTAATTGTGTATCTGCTTCAATTAATTCTGAATCCACAGAATTGATTCCAGCAGGAACCGATGAAAGTATCAATAATATTCCTGCAACCATTGTAAACATTCTGATAAAACCCATCGGAGTTGGTTTTGACCAATTTGATAATGCTCTATCTATATCAAATGCTCTGATCAAAAATGCTCCTCCTAAAATACTCACAAGTACTGCAAATATTTCTGCAGTATATCCAAATGCAGTTGCAATTCCACCAATTAACAAAAGAATTCCGGGAACTCCCAAAAAGAATTTGGAATATTTTGAATCATAAGCAAGCATTTTTAGATATTTTCCAAAAACTGCATAGGAATATTCTACACTTCTACTTACTTTCATCACAACTCGTTGGACTGATACTACTGGTAGAACATTTTGTATTACTGGAATTACACTTTCGTCATCTTCTCCGTCAGAAACTATGACTGCTCCATTTGCAGAAAAATTCTCTAAAACCTTTCTTGTCTCAGCTAATATTTTTTCATCTGCTTGAACTCCTCTATCTTTAACTCCTGCAACAGTTATTACTTCAACTTGGTATCCCTTACTGATCAAATCTTCATATGTCTTTATTGCTGCAAAAATTGAATTTGAATCCGCATCTTCAGGATCTTCCAATGCTAATCTCTGAGCTGCCTCTATACATGCATCTCTGCCTATAACCGGTGTAGCAATCCTAGCTTTTTCTCCTACATCATTATCTCTATCAATACAAATAACAAGTAGTCTATTTGCTGCTGACGCATTAACATCTTTTTCCACCTTGTCGGATTGCTGAGACATTCTATTTCTATTAGAGAATTACTTTTTAACGATTTCCAACCACTCTGATTAGTAAAATTGGGTTTTGAGCCTAATTCGGTCTTTGCTCTTCGGAATTTCTTGCATAATCAAGAGATTCTTTTTTCAATGATTCTATTTTTTCTATGACTTC
This window harbors:
- the uppS gene encoding polyprenyl diphosphate synthase, which codes for MVFQLSGLYKIYGRRLEREIQNGDIPNHVALILDGNRRWAKRHLTMPKKGHWKGADAVENLLDWCEEFDIKIVTLYALSAENLNRKDDELEYLYELIRMRLEKLYNDPRIHRCKMRVKGIGRIELLPDSIKEILGRLDEATKNYHNHFLNIALAYGGQYELVDAVKKIGEKIKDGSLNVEDINKKEIEANLYTSHLPQSSPDMILRTSGEKRLSGFLMWQSAYSELVFMDIFWPEFRKIDLMRAIRTFQERKRRLGK
- a CDS encoding DUF373 family protein; this encodes MSQQSDKVEKDVNASAANRLLVICIDRDNDVGEKARIATPVIGRDACIEAAQRLALEDPEDADSNSIFAAIKTYEDLISKGYQVEVITVAGVKDRGVQADEKILAETRKVLENFSANGAVIVSDGEDDESVIPVIQNVLPVVSVQRVVMKVSRSVEYSYAVFGKYLKMLAYDSKYSKFFLGVPGILLLIGGIATAFGYTAEIFAVLVSILGGAFLIRAFDIDRALSNWSKPTPMGFIRMFTMVAGILLILSSVPAGINSVDSELIEADTQLISKITDKMIIGQFVVGALPILWIGMGAIFAGTLLSNWIGGIPRQISDSLRIIVLISLYPTVAQFTNIMIYEESSFTLIPPLLGGLAATLISATILFKKYRKHKNQEMISD